A stretch of Bacteroidota bacterium DNA encodes these proteins:
- a CDS encoding peptidylprolyl isomerase, whose translation MTNKRNTAALIMAMAMLFCSFAPGQTVIDKIVAIVGKEIITQSDLNLTIQSMAMQNKLDPDSPELRNRVLDGLINEKLILAQAIEDSVVVTNDEVTDRLDRQIKMLAQQAGSEQRLEEIYNMPISRMKRDFRDLIRNQLMVEKVRQTRQASITVTRREVEQFFEAHKDSLPTIPKEYELSHIFIKPKPDTSVVEAVYTKALKVMDSLKAGGDFADFAKRYSSDPGSARGGGDLGWFRRGVFEKGFEESAFSLKDSEISKPVRTSYGYHIIQLIERRGESVHTRHILFSIQQSSADDDSTIALLNRLRDSALAGANFAALAGKYSEDPDSKDVGGDLGKIGIDQIEPSFLDILKNMKAGEISTPVKVPLGTSYGYHIIWVRSITPEHKLNLDQDYHRIERLTLQFKTEEDFQRWVDDMRKNIYWEKKL comes from the coding sequence ATGACGAACAAACGAAACACCGCTGCGCTCATCATGGCGATGGCGATGCTCTTCTGCAGCTTTGCCCCGGGCCAGACGGTGATCGACAAGATCGTTGCCATTGTCGGAAAAGAGATCATTACGCAGTCCGATTTGAATTTGACGATTCAGTCGATGGCAATGCAGAATAAACTCGACCCCGATTCTCCCGAGTTGCGAAACCGGGTGCTCGACGGATTGATCAATGAAAAGCTGATCCTTGCGCAAGCGATCGAAGACAGTGTGGTTGTGACGAACGACGAAGTGACGGACAGGCTTGATCGGCAGATCAAGATGCTTGCGCAGCAAGCGGGTTCGGAACAGCGCCTGGAAGAGATCTACAACATGCCGATCAGCAGGATGAAACGAGATTTCCGCGACCTGATCCGCAACCAGCTGATGGTGGAGAAGGTCCGCCAAACGCGCCAGGCGTCCATTACCGTGACGCGCCGTGAGGTGGAACAGTTTTTTGAAGCGCATAAAGACAGTCTTCCGACCATCCCGAAGGAGTACGAGCTCAGCCACATTTTCATCAAACCGAAACCCGATACGTCCGTTGTCGAAGCTGTCTACACCAAAGCGTTGAAGGTGATGGATAGCCTCAAGGCCGGCGGAGACTTTGCCGATTTTGCAAAACGCTACTCTTCCGACCCGGGTTCGGCGCGCGGCGGCGGCGACCTCGGCTGGTTCCGGCGCGGCGTCTTCGAGAAAGGGTTTGAGGAGTCTGCGTTCTCGCTGAAGGACAGCGAAATTTCGAAACCGGTGAGAACGTCGTACGGCTACCATATCATTCAGCTTATCGAGCGCCGCGGCGAGTCGGTCCATACCCGCCATATTCTTTTCTCGATCCAACAGTCTTCCGCTGACGACGATTCAACCATCGCGCTGCTCAACCGCCTTCGCGACAGCGCTTTGGCCGGGGCGAATTTTGCCGCGCTGGCCGGAAAATATTCGGAAGACCCGGATTCGAAAGATGTCGGCGGCGACCTTGGGAAGATCGGGATCGATCAGATTGAACCGTCATTTTTGGATATTCTCAAGAACATGAAGGCGGGAGAAATCAGCACCCCCGTGAAAGTGCCGCTCGGAACGTCGTACGGGTATCACATTATCTGGGTCCGTTCGATCACGCCGGAACATAAGCTCAACCTCGACCAGGATTATCACAGGATAGAGCGGCTTACGCTGCAGTTCAAGACCGAGGAAGATTTTCAGCGCTGGGTGGATGATATGAGGAAAAATATTTACTGGGAGAAGAAATTATAG
- a CDS encoding NFACT RNA binding domain-containing protein: protein MLSNYFTLLNVSRLIHQQSVGRRISEIYSQHKQQLCIAVDVPTVTTIIVSCVPSENYLSAREGNFRARKNSIDLFPDASGKKILDVACDHDDRIIFIVLEGGLSLMCEMFGSRANVLLLKEEKASSAASEIVIDAFLKKKELAGNRINRREAHGTPEYQRFMKDENTFVEALRTANGESIFQSLKRGVPVLGSTLAKEILFRANVAPSASLSLVTDRELKKVFSESSRIIEDAAAPTASGQARIYYEHEAPVCFSLIPLRSYEEHEYESFPTVTAAIQRFVGTVRASSAFIKEKEEISSWLEKEEKKAAQTQAKITIDLAEQDRRKEYELFGKLITAHLHELRKGMKTAALEDTVSFDSSSSKISVPLDPSLSPAGNAERYFEKAKKAKEAHLESLTRSKSLEGRLSSLRMLIAEVSEISSGESLKEFHQTYKTYLQRLGYATAKEKENLPPFRIFTVEGGFQVLAGKSSENNDMLTTKYAKPDDLWFHCRGSSGSHVVLKVHSAHGEPSKTAIHQAASIAAYYSKMKNASSVPVAMAEKKFVRKPKGAPAGTVILEREKVIFVEPKLPFAV, encoded by the coding sequence ATGCTCAGTAATTACTTTACCCTTCTCAATGTATCTCGGTTGATCCACCAGCAAAGTGTCGGCCGCCGCATCTCCGAAATTTACTCACAGCACAAACAACAACTGTGCATTGCCGTTGACGTACCGACGGTCACGACGATCATCGTCTCATGCGTGCCGTCCGAAAATTATCTCTCTGCTCGTGAAGGAAATTTCCGAGCGCGAAAAAACTCGATCGATCTATTTCCGGATGCGTCGGGAAAAAAAATACTCGACGTCGCATGCGATCATGACGATAGAATTATTTTCATCGTTCTTGAAGGAGGCCTGAGCTTGATGTGCGAGATGTTCGGCTCCCGTGCCAACGTCCTTTTGTTGAAGGAAGAGAAGGCATCATCCGCCGCATCCGAAATCGTCATCGATGCGTTCTTGAAAAAAAAAGAGCTGGCGGGGAACCGGATCAACCGCCGGGAAGCGCATGGAACGCCGGAATATCAGCGGTTCATGAAAGACGAGAATACCTTTGTCGAAGCTCTCCGCACGGCGAACGGAGAGAGCATTTTCCAATCCTTGAAAAGAGGGGTGCCGGTACTCGGTTCGACGCTGGCAAAAGAAATCCTGTTCAGGGCGAACGTTGCCCCCTCCGCATCCTTGTCTCTGGTCACAGACCGTGAACTGAAAAAAGTGTTTAGTGAATCATCCAGGATCATTGAAGATGCCGCCGCACCAACGGCAAGCGGACAGGCGCGAATCTATTACGAACATGAAGCTCCGGTCTGCTTTTCGCTGATCCCCTTGCGGAGCTATGAAGAGCACGAATATGAATCGTTTCCGACCGTCACGGCGGCCATTCAGCGGTTTGTAGGCACGGTGAGGGCCTCATCGGCGTTCATCAAAGAGAAGGAGGAGATCTCCTCCTGGCTCGAAAAGGAAGAGAAAAAAGCGGCGCAAACGCAGGCAAAAATCACCATCGATCTTGCGGAACAGGACCGGAGAAAAGAGTACGAATTGTTCGGGAAGCTGATCACGGCACATCTGCACGAGCTCCGCAAAGGGATGAAAACTGCGGCGCTGGAGGATACGGTATCATTCGACTCGTCTTCCTCAAAAATTTCCGTTCCGCTGGACCCGTCGTTAAGTCCCGCAGGAAATGCCGAACGGTATTTTGAGAAAGCGAAGAAAGCAAAAGAAGCGCATCTGGAATCTCTCACCCGGTCGAAAAGTCTTGAGGGACGCTTGTCAAGCCTGCGGATGTTGATTGCCGAGGTGTCGGAGATTTCCTCGGGCGAATCGCTGAAGGAATTTCATCAGACGTACAAAACGTATCTTCAACGGCTTGGCTATGCGACAGCAAAAGAAAAAGAGAACCTTCCCCCGTTTCGCATTTTCACGGTCGAAGGGGGGTTTCAGGTGCTTGCGGGAAAAAGCAGCGAGAACAACGATATGCTGACGACGAAGTATGCAAAGCCCGACGACCTCTGGTTCCATTGCCGCGGCTCCAGCGGTTCTCATGTCGTGTTAAAGGTGCACAGCGCGCACGGCGAGCCGTCTAAAACGGCTATCCATCAGGCGGCGTCGATCGCGGCATACTACAGCAAAATGAAAAATGCCTCCTCGGTTCCGGTTGCCATGGCGGAAAAGAAATTCGTCCGGAAACCGAAAGGGGCGCCGGCCGGGACGGTAATTCTCGAAAGAGAAAAAGTCATTTTCGTCGAGCCGAAACTTCCGTTTGCGGTGTAG
- the bstA gene encoding bacillithiol transferase BstA — MPDPRYPIGKLQAIEHPDDSMRKEFIQRIADTPAALAAAVKGLSEQQLDTPYRDGGWTVRQVVHHMPDSHMNSYIRLRLALTENEPTIKPYEEDLWAELVDARTAPITVSLTMLEALHQRWVMLLRSLKPADFSRTFRHPENGVRTIDWLLQLYAWHGRHHVAHITSLRERMKW, encoded by the coding sequence ATGCCAGACCCGCGTTATCCGATCGGAAAGCTGCAAGCGATAGAGCACCCCGACGACAGCATGCGGAAGGAATTCATTCAGCGCATTGCCGACACGCCGGCGGCGTTGGCCGCGGCGGTGAAAGGGTTGTCCGAGCAGCAATTAGATACGCCGTACCGCGACGGCGGCTGGACCGTCCGCCAGGTTGTCCACCACATGCCCGACAGCCACATGAACTCATACATCCGGCTGCGGCTGGCGCTCACGGAAAACGAACCGACGATCAAACCGTACGAAGAGGACCTGTGGGCCGAGCTTGTCGATGCGCGGACCGCCCCCATCACAGTGTCGCTGACCATGCTCGAAGCGCTTCATCAGCGGTGGGTGATGCTTCTTCGTTCGCTGAAGCCTGCCGATTTTTCGCGCACGTTCCGCCATCCGGAAAACGGCGTCCGCACCATCGATTGGCTCCTTCAACTGTATGCATGGCACGGACGTCATCATGTCGCGCATATCACGTCCCTCAGGGAAAGAATGAAATGGTAG
- a CDS encoding SDR family oxidoreductase: MYSLKSKIVFITGASSGIGSSCADRFAHEGAKLLLAARRKDRLDAIAEKLQKKYSVEIRPFQLDVRNRGEVESALNALPEQWKNISVLVNNAGLASGLSAIQDGDVEDWEKMIDTNIKGLLYVTRALAKGMIERREGHIINIGSIAGFEFYPNGNVYCATKAAVNALTNTMRMDFHGAGVRVSTVDPGLVETEFSVVRFHGDSSRAGKTYEGMTPLTPDDVADAVLYCATRPPHVNIQQVVLTPTDQASTTMVNRRKELRK, translated from the coding sequence ATGTACTCCTTGAAAAGTAAGATCGTTTTTATTACCGGCGCCAGCAGCGGCATCGGAAGTTCGTGCGCGGATCGTTTCGCACATGAAGGGGCGAAGCTGCTCCTTGCCGCCCGCCGAAAGGACCGGCTTGACGCAATAGCCGAAAAACTCCAAAAAAAATATTCAGTTGAGATCCGCCCATTCCAGCTTGACGTGAGAAATAGAGGAGAGGTTGAATCGGCGCTGAACGCTCTGCCGGAGCAATGGAAAAATATCTCGGTGCTCGTCAACAACGCCGGACTCGCCAGCGGATTGTCGGCCATTCAGGACGGGGATGTCGAGGACTGGGAGAAGATGATCGACACGAACATCAAAGGGCTGCTCTATGTCACCCGCGCTCTCGCCAAGGGAATGATCGAACGGAGGGAGGGGCATATCATCAACATCGGCTCGATCGCGGGCTTTGAATTTTATCCGAACGGAAATGTTTACTGCGCGACGAAAGCGGCGGTGAATGCGCTGACGAACACCATGCGCATGGATTTTCACGGAGCCGGCGTTCGCGTCAGCACAGTCGACCCGGGATTGGTCGAAACGGAATTCAGCGTCGTTCGCTTTCACGGCGACAGTTCGCGGGCAGGCAAAACGTACGAGGGGATGACCCCGCTTACCCCGGACGACGTTGCCGATGCCGTCCTCTATTGCGCCACGCGCCCGCCCCATGTCAACATCCAGCAAGTCGTTCTTACGCCCACCGACCAGGCATCAACAACGATGGTCAATAGAAGAAAAGAGCTGCGAAAATAA
- a CDS encoding YicC/YloC family endoribonuclease, translating to MIQSMTGYGRGECSLNGVSALVELRSVNSRFFELNARLPRSLSLRESEIKEVVRAKVVRGKISLTATLQNDANGKFPLTVNVAAARSYYKLLSQLRKSLKLKEKVGLDHILKFSEIFEGGVDEEAASFEWEAFQDALQRALKELQTMRVNEGEEISKDMIARVGQIQQRLESIEASSRERIPEERTRLHERIAQLLGDKNIVDSQRLELEIALLADKLDVTEECVRFRSHNKFFLDALRNDEAAGRKLNFLIQEMNREANTIGSKSNDTGIAHHIVAIKEELEKIREQLQNIE from the coding sequence ATGATCCAAAGTATGACAGGATACGGCAGGGGGGAGTGTTCTCTCAATGGCGTATCCGCGCTGGTAGAACTGAGAAGCGTCAACAGCCGTTTTTTTGAATTGAATGCTCGTCTCCCCCGTTCGCTTTCGCTGCGGGAAAGCGAGATCAAGGAGGTCGTCCGGGCAAAAGTGGTGCGTGGAAAAATTTCGCTCACAGCAACGCTTCAGAACGATGCGAACGGCAAGTTCCCGCTCACCGTCAATGTCGCCGCGGCGAGATCGTACTATAAACTGCTGAGCCAGCTTCGCAAATCGCTCAAGCTCAAAGAAAAAGTCGGCCTCGACCACATCCTGAAATTCTCGGAGATCTTTGAAGGAGGGGTCGATGAAGAGGCGGCGAGCTTCGAATGGGAAGCATTCCAGGACGCGCTGCAGCGCGCCCTCAAAGAGCTCCAAACGATGCGGGTCAACGAGGGGGAAGAAATCTCCAAAGACATGATCGCCCGCGTCGGGCAGATCCAGCAGCGGCTGGAGAGCATTGAAGCAAGTTCCAGGGAAAGGATACCCGAGGAGCGTACGCGCCTGCACGAACGCATTGCGCAATTGCTGGGAGACAAAAATATTGTCGATTCCCAGCGCCTTGAGCTTGAAATAGCGCTCCTGGCAGACAAGCTCGATGTGACGGAGGAATGCGTCCGCTTCCGTTCGCACAATAAATTTTTTCTCGACGCCCTCCGAAACGACGAGGCGGCCGGCCGCAAGCTTAATTTTTTGATCCAGGAAATGAACCGGGAAGCCAACACGATCGGATCAAAATCGAACGACACCGGCATCGCGCATCATATCGTCGCGATCAAGGAAGAGCTGGAAAAGATCCGGGAGCAGCTGCAGAATATCGAATAA
- a CDS encoding response regulator, whose protein sequence is MAEKILIVDDDRYIRLILQKKFSSQGYTVFVADDGESGLELAKREAPDLIISDWMMPKMDGLEFCKLAKQDDKLRFTYFIILTARDTQDDKIEGIETGADDFVTKPFNDRELLTRVKAGLRINALQKEIVELQHQKAITELALTLGHEINNPLGIMMLVLQVLQKKDDNDTIAGIRKELRTVTENGNRIAEIVKKLSSLDNPQLKPYLKDSDTNMVDLSGTPQG, encoded by the coding sequence ATGGCCGAAAAGATCCTCATCGTTGACGACGACCGGTACATCCGGCTGATCCTTCAGAAAAAATTTTCATCGCAGGGCTACACCGTTTTTGTCGCCGACGACGGTGAGAGCGGCCTCGAGCTGGCAAAAAGGGAAGCTCCGGACCTGATCATCTCCGACTGGATGATGCCGAAAATGGACGGCCTGGAATTCTGCAAGCTTGCCAAGCAGGATGATAAACTGCGCTTTACCTATTTCATCATCCTCACGGCGCGCGATACGCAGGACGATAAAATCGAAGGCATCGAGACCGGCGCGGACGATTTCGTCACCAAACCCTTCAACGACCGGGAGCTGCTTACCCGCGTAAAGGCGGGATTGCGCATCAACGCTCTTCAAAAAGAGATCGTCGAACTCCAGCATCAAAAGGCGATTACGGAACTTGCGCTGACGCTCGGCCACGAGATCAACAATCCGCTCGGCATCATGATGCTGGTCCTGCAGGTGCTTCAGAAGAAGGACGACAACGATACGATCGCCGGCATCCGTAAAGAGCTGAGAACCGTAACGGAAAATGGAAACAGAATTGCGGAGATCGTCAAGAAACTGTCAAGCCTCGACAACCCGCAGCTGAAGCCGTATCTGAAGGATTCCGACACCAACATGGTGGACCTGTCGGGAACCCCCCAGGGATAA
- a CDS encoding peptidyl-prolyl cis-trans isomerase — MPNRIGFAAAAVVSLIFASCSRPAENAQEVARVDDQALTTEMIRRQLDTAGGVSEMQIRMFARQWVNEELLYQEAQRQGLDRSDEVLRSLESAKRELTINALLEKNVYNETPQSVSKEEIAEYFKTHSEEFVLRDDLVEISMAVFSDREPAAAFRETALEGGGWEAAMAEAKSGHSPLVTRTDSAFYSQSTLIPAKLWKVASALGPGEVSFPVKTTAGYFVILSIGTYQRGATPPVDYVEDAIRGRVLMQHRQERFTQYLEGMRKKHSVQVNLPGLPADHDSTQHTGE; from the coding sequence ATGCCGAATCGAATCGGTTTCGCGGCTGCGGCCGTCGTTTCATTGATATTTGCGTCGTGTTCACGCCCGGCGGAGAACGCGCAGGAAGTGGCCCGGGTAGATGATCAGGCGCTGACGACAGAGATGATCCGCCGGCAGCTTGATACGGCCGGCGGCGTATCCGAGATGCAGATACGGATGTTCGCCCGCCAATGGGTGAATGAGGAACTCCTCTACCAAGAAGCGCAGCGGCAAGGACTCGACCGTTCCGACGAGGTACTGAGAAGCCTGGAAAGCGCAAAGCGGGAGCTCACGATCAACGCGCTGCTCGAGAAGAATGTTTATAACGAAACGCCCCAATCCGTGTCAAAAGAGGAGATCGCGGAGTACTTTAAAACCCACAGCGAAGAATTCGTTCTGCGCGACGACCTCGTTGAGATCTCAATGGCCGTGTTTTCCGACCGTGAACCTGCGGCCGCATTTCGTGAGACCGCGCTGGAGGGCGGGGGATGGGAAGCTGCGATGGCCGAGGCAAAATCCGGACATTCTCCGCTTGTCACAAGAACCGATTCCGCTTTCTACAGTCAATCGACCTTGATTCCCGCAAAGCTCTGGAAGGTCGCGTCGGCGCTCGGTCCGGGAGAAGTTTCGTTCCCCGTGAAGACGACGGCGGGATATTTTGTCATCCTCTCGATCGGAACCTATCAGCGCGGAGCGACCCCTCCGGTCGACTATGTCGAGGATGCCATCCGCGGAAGGGTTCTTATGCAGCATCGCCAGGAACGATTCACGCAATACCTGGAAGGGATGAGAAAGAAACATTCGGTGCAGGTCAATTTGCCGGGGCTTCCGGCCGACCACGACAGCACTCAGCATACCGGCGAGTAA
- a CDS encoding peptidylprolyl isomerase, translated as MRYRFQPYLFAAGFALAAILGGCASQQNVVVATVGGDNIMLDEFNTMFAKSNGGKDSSQKATADDREKFLDLYVKFKLKVKDAYAKGYQNSPDVQSELQDYKKNLAVTMLIENKITQPAIRRMYDRRLYEVRSSHILLQMAPKATPADTLKLYEKAMKIIDSLKAGVPFETLALNNSQDPAVAINKGDLNFTVAGRMVPEFEDAIFNAPAGTVIPYPIRTQFGYHIIKVTDRQPNPGSVHVSHIFKRLTPKSTPQDSAKAMKDMETVVDSLKHGGKFADLARAFSEDRAKDRGGDIGFIDRGRTVKEFDDAAFKLKPGEVSPIVKSQFGLHLIYVTEVKPVPSFENSEKDLRNTFQQRFFQPEYNAYVEKLKKEYNFAELVAGNDAWTSSLDSTKTTMSDTWDSSFSASARGKVWFTFAGQKITVDSVIHLVKEDKTLQGLSLGVHATTTRIIDKISSDLLIAYKAESLEPEYPEFEKTIKEYEEGSVLFKAEQNEVWNKITLGDSALHVFFNNNRSMFTWPDRVSFQEIFVPTDSVSKVVSFLLKKEKLPFDSVAANFNARQATKQKNGVWGLTAVTTNALSQKAWTMNVGEMSEFFPYENGFSIVKVLEKVPAGEKTFSEAGSELASAYQDSESKRLENEWYESLLKKYPVVVHKELVNPEQSPKK; from the coding sequence ATGCGTTATCGTTTTCAGCCGTATTTATTTGCAGCGGGATTCGCGCTTGCAGCGATTTTAGGAGGATGCGCCTCACAGCAGAACGTTGTCGTTGCCACGGTCGGCGGGGACAATATCATGCTTGATGAATTCAACACGATGTTTGCAAAAAGCAACGGCGGAAAGGACAGCAGCCAAAAAGCGACCGCCGACGACCGGGAGAAATTCCTGGATCTGTATGTGAAATTCAAACTCAAAGTCAAGGACGCATACGCCAAAGGGTACCAAAATTCTCCGGACGTACAGAGCGAGCTTCAGGATTACAAGAAAAATTTGGCGGTGACAATGTTGATCGAGAACAAGATCACACAGCCCGCGATCCGCCGCATGTATGACCGCCGGCTCTATGAAGTACGCTCCAGCCACATTCTTCTGCAGATGGCGCCGAAGGCGACCCCGGCGGACACGCTCAAACTCTACGAGAAGGCGATGAAAATCATCGACTCGTTGAAGGCCGGGGTTCCGTTCGAGACGCTCGCGCTGAACAACTCCCAGGATCCGGCCGTTGCGATCAATAAAGGAGACCTGAACTTTACGGTGGCCGGACGGATGGTGCCGGAATTTGAAGATGCAATTTTTAACGCGCCGGCCGGCACGGTCATCCCATATCCTATCCGCACGCAATTCGGCTACCATATCATCAAGGTCACGGACCGGCAGCCCAACCCGGGCTCGGTTCATGTCAGCCATATTTTTAAGCGGCTGACGCCGAAATCGACGCCGCAGGACTCCGCAAAAGCAATGAAGGATATGGAAACTGTCGTCGATTCGTTGAAGCATGGCGGGAAGTTTGCCGACCTGGCCCGGGCTTTTTCAGAGGACAGGGCGAAAGACCGCGGCGGCGATATCGGGTTCATTGATCGGGGAAGGACGGTCAAGGAATTTGACGATGCGGCGTTCAAACTGAAGCCGGGAGAAGTATCTCCCATCGTGAAATCCCAGTTCGGCCTCCACCTGATCTATGTCACGGAGGTGAAGCCGGTTCCGTCGTTCGAAAACAGCGAGAAGGACCTCAGAAATACGTTTCAGCAGCGTTTCTTCCAGCCTGAGTATAATGCGTATGTCGAGAAGCTGAAGAAAGAATATAATTTTGCCGAACTGGTCGCAGGGAATGATGCTTGGACGTCGTCGCTCGATTCAACGAAGACCACAATGAGCGACACGTGGGACAGCTCGTTCAGCGCATCTGCCAGGGGAAAGGTCTGGTTCACTTTTGCGGGGCAGAAAATAACCGTCGATTCGGTCATCCATCTTGTCAAAGAAGACAAGACGCTGCAGGGACTCTCGCTTGGCGTTCATGCCACCACCACGCGAATCATCGACAAGATATCGAGCGACCTCCTCATTGCGTACAAGGCCGAGAGCCTGGAACCGGAATATCCGGAATTCGAAAAAACGATCAAAGAGTACGAGGAAGGAAGCGTTCTTTTTAAGGCGGAGCAGAACGAAGTGTGGAACAAGATCACACTCGGCGATTCGGCCCTGCACGTATTTTTCAACAACAATCGCTCCATGTTCACATGGCCGGACAGAGTGAGCTTCCAGGAGATTTTTGTTCCCACGGACAGCGTTTCAAAGGTTGTCTCCTTCCTGCTGAAGAAGGAAAAGCTCCCCTTCGACTCCGTTGCCGCGAACTTCAACGCACGGCAGGCGACCAAACAAAAGAACGGTGTCTGGGGATTGACGGCGGTAACGACGAACGCTCTTTCGCAAAAAGCCTGGACCATGAACGTCGGCGAAATGTCGGAGTTCTTCCCGTACGAGAACGGCTTCTCGATCGTGAAGGTCCTGGAGAAGGTCCCGGCGGGGGAGAAGACGTTCAGCGAGGCAGGGTCAGAGCTCGCGAGCGCTTACCAAGATTCCGAATCGAAACGCCTGGAAAATGAATGGTACGAGTCGCTGCTCAAGAAATATCCGGTGGTGGTTCATAAAGAACTTGTGAATCCGGAGCAATCGCCCAAAAAATAA
- a CDS encoding CoA pyrophosphatase → MNQRSPLTIAFIQEKLAGYRRRAIEKSPFTRSAVLMPIVQRDNGLDLLFTKRSDAVEHHKGQISFPGGAADPADTSASDTALRESFEEIGLPPSAVKIIGTVDDLQTPSRFVVTPIVGAVEYLPPLHINRDEVAQVILIPLEKFFDESLRRSEFRERDGVKVEVFSYDVWEEPVWGATAFFVKQLVGLLKGG, encoded by the coding sequence ATGAACCAGCGTTCCCCCCTTACCATTGCATTTATTCAAGAGAAGCTGGCGGGCTACCGCCGCCGGGCGATCGAAAAGAGTCCGTTTACCAGATCGGCGGTGCTGATGCCGATCGTGCAAAGAGACAACGGCCTCGATCTCCTCTTTACCAAGCGGAGCGACGCAGTCGAGCACCATAAAGGGCAGATCTCTTTTCCAGGCGGAGCCGCCGACCCGGCAGACACATCCGCGTCCGATACCGCATTGCGCGAATCGTTCGAGGAAATAGGTTTGCCTCCGTCGGCGGTCAAGATCATCGGAACGGTGGATGACCTGCAAACGCCGAGCAGGTTCGTCGTAACGCCGATCGTCGGCGCCGTAGAATATCTTCCCCCTCTTCACATTAACAGGGACGAAGTGGCGCAAGTTATTTTGATCCCCCTCGAAAAATTTTTTGATGAATCGCTCCGGCGCTCGGAATTCCGGGAACGGGATGGTGTGAAGGTGGAAGTCTTTTCGTATGATGTTTGGGAAGAGCCGGTATGGGGAGCGACGGCCTTCTTTGTGAAACAGCTCGTCGGCCTCCTGAAAGGAGGCTAG
- the rpsT gene encoding 30S ribosomal protein S20, which yields MAQHKSAIKRIRSSERRKVHNTAQESAMKTVIKKVRQEKDKKKAEAALKEAVSLLDKFAQKRIIHPNKASNQKSKLTRLVNALK from the coding sequence ATGGCACAGCACAAATCGGCAATCAAACGGATTCGTTCCTCAGAGCGCAGAAAAGTACACAATACCGCCCAAGAATCCGCGATGAAAACAGTGATCAAGAAGGTCCGGCAGGAGAAAGACAAGAAAAAAGCTGAGGCCGCACTGAAAGAAGCCGTTTCTCTTCTCGACAAATTTGCCCAGAAGAGGATCATCCATCCGAACAAAGCATCGAATCAAAAATCCAAACTGACCAGGCTGGTCAACGCGCTGAAGTAA